Proteins from a single region of Ischnura elegans chromosome 2, ioIscEleg1.1, whole genome shotgun sequence:
- the LOC124153205 gene encoding uncharacterized protein LOC124153205 — MLWLLASISHGSGEQRANIITQVLQVIRDTGILVCSLTFDAAASNMSMARILGCNFTPRGITSLPPHPITGDPVHVLLDPLYLLKLVRSTLGDMKVLKDEEGNMEGLHLANKLRDAHMEWRWQKIKVKLAAQVLSDSVADALSVCSCLKLTEFRGSDPLCIYLKMFNHLFDDLNSRNYLQKGWKKPIHSGNFELVSLCVFSVLQA, encoded by the coding sequence ATGTTATGGCTGTTGGCATCAATTTCACATGGAAGTGGGGAGCAGCGAGCAAACATCATCACCCAAGTGCTTCAAGTTATTCGTGACACTGGAATACTTGTGTGTTCATTGACTTTTGATGCGGCAGCATCAAATATGTCAATGGCTAGGATTTTAGGATGTAACTTCACCCCTCGGGGCATAACATCTCTCCCTCCTCATCCCATCACCGGTGACCCTGTTCATGTGCTTCTTGACCCTTTGTACTTGTTGAAGTTGGTCCGAAGTACTTTAGGGGACATGAAGGTTTTAAAAGATGAAGAGGGGAATATGGAGGGTCTTCACTTGGCAAATAAGTTGAGGGATGCCCACATGGAATGGAGGTGGCAGAAGATAAAAGTGAAGTTGGCAGCTCAAGTGTTGAGTGATTCAGTGGCTGATGCATTGTCAGTGTGCTCATGCCTGAAATTGACAGAATTTCGAGGCTCAGATCCTTTGTGCATCTACCTTAAAATGTTTAACCATCTCTTTGATGACCTGAATTCAAGGAACTATCTCCAGAAGGGATGGAAGAAGCCTATTCACTCAGGCAATTTTGAGTTGGTTTCCTTGTGTGTATTTTCAGTGTTACAAGCCTGA